A genomic window from Bradyrhizobium lupini includes:
- a CDS encoding alpha-amylase family glycosyl hydrolase produces the protein MAQGGSNWWRDGIFYQVYPRSFQDSNGDGVGDLAGILQRLPYVKSLGVDAIWLSPIFPSPMADFGYDISDYTGIEPLFGTMADFDALLAAAHDNGLKLILDLVPNHTSDQHPWFVESRSSRDNPKRDWYIWRDPDEGGGVPNNWLSEFGGSAWQFDETTGQYYYHAFLAQQPDLNWRNPDVRAAIYDVMRFWLEKGVDGFRVDVIWHLIKDAEFRDNPPNPHYAEGRPPNEKIMTQYSTDQPEVHDVIAEMRRVTDAYDARVLIGEIYLPLHRLMAYYGNDLTGAQMPFNFALLSTFWSARSIEKIVEDYEKALPKGAWPNWVLGNHDRPRVASRVGPEQARVAAMLLLTLRGTPTLYYGDEIGMHQLAIAPEDVRDPFEKNVPGIGVGRDGCRTPMQWDSSNFAGFSDVRPWLPLPEDHIRNNVVDLEADSRSILTLYKRLIALRQGCPPLVAGDYHPLAAQGDLLIYRREAEGRAVTVVLNLGPEPIAVTTSAIRFGSEILLSTFLDRERERIEGVLDLRGNEGVIITPP, from the coding sequence ATGGCTCAGGGCGGCAGCAATTGGTGGCGCGACGGCATCTTCTATCAGGTCTATCCGCGCTCCTTTCAGGATTCAAACGGCGACGGTGTCGGCGATCTCGCCGGCATTTTGCAGCGGCTACCTTATGTGAAATCGCTCGGCGTCGACGCGATCTGGCTGTCGCCGATCTTCCCCTCGCCGATGGCCGATTTCGGCTACGACATCTCCGACTACACGGGCATCGAGCCGCTGTTCGGCACGATGGCGGATTTCGATGCGCTTCTCGCCGCCGCGCACGACAACGGCCTTAAGCTGATCCTCGACCTCGTGCCGAACCACACCTCGGACCAGCATCCCTGGTTCGTCGAGAGCCGTTCCTCGCGCGACAATCCCAAACGCGACTGGTACATCTGGCGCGACCCGGACGAGGGTGGCGGCGTGCCGAATAATTGGCTGTCCGAGTTCGGCGGCAGCGCGTGGCAGTTCGACGAGACCACCGGCCAATACTACTATCACGCCTTCCTCGCCCAGCAGCCGGATCTCAACTGGCGCAATCCCGATGTCCGCGCGGCAATCTATGACGTGATGCGGTTCTGGCTGGAGAAAGGCGTCGACGGCTTTCGCGTCGACGTGATCTGGCATCTGATCAAGGACGCCGAGTTCCGCGACAACCCGCCCAATCCGCATTATGCCGAGGGCCGGCCGCCGAACGAAAAGATAATGACGCAATATTCCACCGACCAGCCGGAGGTGCACGACGTCATCGCCGAGATGCGCCGCGTCACGGATGCCTATGATGCCCGCGTCCTGATCGGCGAGATCTATCTGCCGCTGCATCGCCTCATGGCCTATTACGGCAACGATCTCACCGGCGCGCAGATGCCGTTCAACTTCGCGCTGCTCTCGACCTTCTGGAGCGCGCGCTCGATCGAGAAAATCGTCGAGGATTACGAGAAGGCGCTGCCGAAGGGCGCCTGGCCGAACTGGGTGCTCGGCAATCATGACCGTCCACGCGTCGCAAGCCGCGTCGGGCCGGAGCAGGCCCGCGTCGCCGCCATGCTGCTGCTGACGCTGCGCGGCACGCCGACGCTCTACTATGGCGACGAGATCGGCATGCATCAGCTCGCGATCGCGCCCGAGGACGTGCGCGACCCCTTCGAGAAGAACGTGCCCGGCATCGGTGTCGGCCGCGACGGCTGCCGCACACCGATGCAGTGGGATTCTTCCAACTTCGCCGGCTTCTCGGACGTCAGGCCATGGCTGCCGCTGCCGGAGGATCACATCCGCAACAACGTCGTCGATCTCGAGGCCGATTCACGTTCGATCCTGACGCTCTATAAGCGTCTGATCGCGTTGCGGCAGGGCTGTCCGCCGCTGGTCGCGGGCGACTATCATCCGCTTGCCGCGCAAGGCGATCTCCTGATCTATCGCCGCGAGGCCGAGGGCAGGGCGGTGACCGTGGTGCTCAATCTCGGCCCTGAGCCGATCGCGGTCACCACCAGCGCGATCAGGTTCGGCAGCGAGATTCTGCTGTCGACATTCCTGGATCGCGAGCGAGAGCGGATCGAAGGCGTGCTGGATCTGCGCGGCAACGAGGGCGTGATCATCACGCCACCCTGA
- a CDS encoding MBL fold metallo-hydrolase yields the protein MTEQNETQAEASAKAGAIIVPVTLFEQNCTIIWDEPSKKAVVIDPGGDVPKILDAIKQTGVTVEKIWLTHGHIDHVGGAAELRDALKVPIEGPHVADKFLLDNVVESGARFGMTGVRNFEPDRWLDEGDSVAIGDLQFEIYHCPGHSPGSVVFFNKDLRFAHVGDVLFAGSVGRTDLPGGSHATLIDSIKTKLLPLGDDVGFICGHGAGSSIGQERMTNPFITGEM from the coding sequence ATGACCGAGCAAAACGAGACACAAGCTGAGGCCAGCGCGAAGGCAGGCGCGATCATCGTCCCCGTGACGCTGTTCGAGCAGAATTGCACCATCATCTGGGACGAGCCTTCCAAGAAGGCCGTGGTGATCGATCCCGGCGGCGACGTGCCGAAGATCCTGGACGCCATCAAGCAGACCGGCGTCACCGTGGAGAAGATCTGGCTCACCCACGGCCATATCGACCATGTCGGCGGCGCGGCCGAACTGCGCGACGCGCTGAAGGTGCCGATCGAGGGCCCGCACGTCGCGGACAAATTCCTGCTCGACAACGTGGTCGAGAGCGGCGCGCGCTTCGGCATGACGGGGGTGCGCAATTTCGAGCCGGACCGCTGGCTCGACGAAGGCGACAGCGTGGCCATCGGCGATCTCCAGTTCGAGATCTATCATTGCCCCGGCCACTCGCCCGGCAGCGTGGTGTTCTTCAACAAGGACTTGCGCTTCGCCCATGTCGGCGACGTCCTGTTCGCGGGCTCGGTCGGTCGCACCGATCTGCCCGGCGGCAGTCACGCGACGCTGATCGACTCGATCAAGACCAAGCTGCTGCCGCTCGGCGACGATGTCGGCTTCATCTGCGGCCATGGCGCCGGCTCGAGCATCGGCCAGGAGCGGATGACAAATCCGTTCATCACCGGCGAGATGTGA
- a CDS encoding PHB depolymerase family esterase, with protein sequence MSLTRNVDLLRRLPKLDGLRFAEFGRSADASSPLQEVTGFGDNPGNLRLFAFVPPQLQKPRALVVVLHGCGQTAASYDLGAGWSTLAEHYGFALLMPEQQRINNSNTCFNWFNPEDMARDSGEACSIREMIAHMTETHRVDPRRIFITGLSAGGGMTSVMLATYPEFFAAGAVIAGLPYGIATNLREALDGMFHSPERPARELGDLVRRASNHRGPWPRISVWHGSADRTVNPGNANEIVKQWLDLHDLPEAPMAETDIDGYPRQAWWNKDGETLVESYAITDMAHGTPLGLADNDQRYGVEGAFLIEAGISSSYHIAKFFGLTGWIPDAAKKAEAKPTPARSPAPHLARSIRAAIAEEPAEPKREEARGFDLGQIITRALTAAGLMK encoded by the coding sequence GTGTCGTTAACCAGAAATGTCGATCTCTTGAGACGTCTGCCAAAGCTGGACGGATTGCGCTTCGCCGAGTTTGGCCGGAGCGCCGATGCGTCCAGTCCGTTGCAAGAGGTCACGGGCTTCGGCGACAATCCCGGCAATCTGCGCCTGTTCGCGTTCGTGCCGCCGCAACTGCAGAAGCCGCGCGCGCTCGTCGTCGTGCTGCACGGCTGCGGCCAGACGGCGGCAAGCTACGACCTCGGTGCCGGATGGTCGACGCTCGCCGAGCACTACGGCTTCGCGCTGTTGATGCCGGAGCAGCAGCGCATCAACAACAGCAACACCTGCTTCAACTGGTTCAATCCGGAAGACATGGCACGGGACAGCGGCGAGGCCTGTTCGATCCGCGAGATGATCGCGCATATGACCGAAACCCATCGCGTCGATCCCCGCCGCATCTTCATCACGGGCCTGTCGGCCGGCGGCGGCATGACGTCGGTGATGCTCGCGACCTACCCTGAATTCTTCGCGGCCGGTGCGGTGATCGCGGGACTTCCCTACGGCATCGCGACCAATCTGCGCGAGGCGCTCGACGGGATGTTTCATTCCCCGGAGCGGCCGGCGCGTGAACTTGGCGATCTGGTGCGGCGGGCCTCGAATCATCGCGGGCCCTGGCCGAGGATCTCGGTGTGGCACGGCAGCGCCGATCGCACCGTCAATCCCGGCAATGCCAACGAGATCGTCAAGCAATGGCTCGACCTGCACGATCTGCCCGAGGCGCCGATGGCGGAAACTGACATCGACGGCTATCCGCGCCAGGCCTGGTGGAACAAGGACGGCGAGACGCTCGTCGAGTCCTACGCCATCACCGACATGGCCCACGGCACGCCGCTCGGCCTTGCCGACAACGACCAGCGCTATGGCGTGGAAGGCGCGTTCCTGATCGAGGCCGGCATCTCCTCGTCTTATCACATCGCCAAATTCTTCGGCCTCACCGGCTGGATTCCCGACGCTGCGAAGAAGGCGGAGGCAAAGCCGACGCCGGCCCGCTCGCCCGCGCCGCATCTGGCGCGCTCGATCCGCGCCGCGATCGCCGAAGAGCCGGCCGAGCCGAAGCGCGAGGAGGCCCGCGGCTTCGATCTCGGCCAGATCATTACGCGCGCGCTCACGGCCGCGGGATTGATGAAGTAA
- a CDS encoding MFS transporter: MHQTVTKQVDTSRRWWVLAIVVAAQFMFGVDAFVVNVAIPTIAVELKASPAQIESVIAIYLIAYATLVVTAGRLGDIHGTRNVFLARLLGFTLTSLWCGLARSGSELIVARLTQGASAALMVPQVLATLHLLFTDEQRNRAFAIYGIVLGLAGAAGFLLGGLLVTIDLAGTGWRSVFFVNVPCGLVIAVAAWRIMPSAPHRAGTRLDITGSIVLFAGLLCMIGPLLLGHDVGWAPWLWLVMAVGAAILLGFPKLEHAVTRAGGMPLIDLSLLADAAFLRGLGAAFFFFSANLSFYLVMTLFMQRGLKIPPLAAGMAFIPLALAFVVASRHSGARARHRGTRVLIEGCALQIGGLAALALVAFSVDAPSALLLALTMVVFGYGQGLVMAPLSGAVLSTVKPVAAGSASGMYGTTAQIGNAAGVAAIGAVFFAVEAVQSARAGFLVSLALFVTLIMICTAFLAWMRVVSARS, from the coding sequence ATGCATCAAACCGTCACAAAGCAGGTCGACACGTCGCGTCGCTGGTGGGTGCTGGCGATCGTCGTGGCCGCCCAGTTCATGTTCGGCGTCGATGCCTTCGTGGTCAACGTCGCCATTCCCACCATCGCGGTCGAGTTGAAGGCGTCGCCGGCTCAGATCGAATCCGTCATCGCGATCTACCTGATCGCCTATGCCACGCTGGTCGTCACCGCCGGCCGGCTTGGGGACATTCACGGCACCAGGAACGTGTTCCTGGCACGTCTGCTCGGCTTCACCCTGACGTCGCTGTGGTGCGGACTGGCGCGATCCGGTTCGGAGTTGATCGTCGCGCGATTGACGCAGGGTGCCTCCGCCGCGCTGATGGTGCCGCAGGTGCTGGCGACGCTGCATCTCCTGTTCACCGACGAACAGCGCAACCGCGCCTTCGCCATCTACGGCATCGTGCTGGGACTCGCGGGTGCCGCGGGCTTTCTGCTCGGTGGTCTCCTGGTCACGATCGATCTCGCCGGCACCGGCTGGCGCTCGGTGTTCTTCGTCAATGTGCCGTGCGGTCTCGTGATCGCGGTGGCGGCCTGGCGCATCATGCCCTCGGCACCGCATCGCGCCGGCACACGGCTTGACATCACGGGCAGCATCGTCCTGTTCGCCGGATTGCTGTGCATGATCGGTCCGCTGCTGCTGGGTCACGATGTCGGCTGGGCACCGTGGCTGTGGCTGGTGATGGCGGTCGGCGCCGCGATCCTCCTGGGGTTCCCGAAGCTGGAGCATGCGGTGACACGCGCCGGCGGCATGCCGCTGATTGATCTCTCGCTGCTGGCGGACGCCGCTTTCCTGCGCGGCCTTGGCGCGGCGTTCTTTTTCTTCTCCGCCAATCTCTCGTTCTATCTGGTCATGACGCTGTTCATGCAGCGAGGGCTGAAAATCCCGCCGCTCGCGGCCGGCATGGCCTTCATTCCGCTCGCGCTCGCTTTCGTCGTGGCCTCGCGCCACAGCGGCGCACGGGCGCGCCATCGCGGCACCAGGGTCTTGATCGAAGGCTGCGCGCTTCAGATCGGGGGCCTCGCGGCGCTTGCGCTGGTCGCGTTCTCTGTCGACGCGCCGTCTGCGCTCCTGCTCGCGCTCACCATGGTCGTGTTCGGCTACGGTCAGGGGCTGGTGATGGCGCCGCTCTCCGGCGCGGTGCTCTCGACGGTGAAGCCTGTGGCCGCAGGTTCTGCCTCCGGCATGTACGGCACCACGGCGCAGATCGGAAATGCGGCCGGAGTGGCCGCAATCGGCGCCGTGTTTTTCGCCGTCGAAGCGGTGCAATCAGCGCGCGCAGGATTTCTCGTCTCGCTCGCGCTGTTCGTGACATTAATCATGATCTGCACCGCGTTCCTGGCGTGGATGCGCGTTGTATCTGCACGAAGTTGA
- a CDS encoding LLM class flavin-dependent oxidoreductase, with product MARLKFGAFLAPHHPIGEHPMLQFRRDLDLVEQLDSLGYDEFWCGEHHSSGWEMIASPEMFLAAAGERTKRIRLGTGVVSLPYHHPYNVAQRMVQLDHMTGGRAIFGSGPGALASDAHTLGIDPMTQRDRQDEAIGVIRRLFSGERVTAKSDWFTMNDAALQLLPLQEEMPFVVASQISPSGMTLAGKYGIGIISLGSMTTQGLMSLQQQWQFAEDAAKKHGTKVDRANWRVLLTWHIAETREQARREAGPGLMRWHNEYNVGTLQRPGLTAFASPDEAVDKTAFVDGAASVIGTPDDLVKMIKNVMQVSGGIGAVIGFVHDWANPENTRRSWDMVARYVVPEINGYIDGLRKSQKFVIENRAIFERAGQAVMAKIMENEKAAEALKVTGAGRVAIPAVNAPDLQKEAAKR from the coding sequence ATGGCGCGCCTGAAGTTCGGAGCCTTCCTTGCCCCGCATCATCCGATCGGGGAGCATCCGATGCTCCAGTTCCGGCGCGATCTCGACCTGGTCGAGCAGTTGGATAGCCTCGGTTATGACGAGTTTTGGTGCGGCGAGCATCATTCCTCCGGCTGGGAGATGATCGCCTCCCCCGAGATGTTCCTGGCGGCCGCCGGCGAGCGCACCAAGCGGATCAGGCTCGGCACCGGCGTGGTGTCGCTGCCCTACCATCATCCCTACAACGTCGCGCAGCGCATGGTGCAGCTCGACCACATGACCGGCGGCCGCGCCATCTTCGGCTCGGGTCCCGGCGCGCTCGCCTCCGACGCGCATACGCTCGGCATCGATCCGATGACGCAGCGCGACCGCCAGGACGAAGCGATCGGCGTGATCCGCCGCCTCTTCAGCGGCGAGCGCGTCACGGCGAAGAGCGACTGGTTCACCATGAACGACGCTGCGCTGCAGCTCCTGCCGCTGCAGGAGGAGATGCCGTTCGTCGTGGCCTCGCAGATCTCGCCCTCCGGCATGACGCTCGCCGGCAAATACGGCATCGGCATCATTTCGCTGGGCTCGATGACGACGCAGGGGCTGATGTCGCTGCAGCAGCAATGGCAGTTCGCCGAGGACGCGGCGAAAAAGCACGGCACCAAAGTCGATCGCGCGAACTGGCGCGTGCTGCTGACCTGGCACATCGCCGAGACCCGCGAGCAGGCGCGCCGCGAGGCCGGCCCCGGCCTAATGCGCTGGCACAATGAATATAATGTCGGCACGCTGCAACGGCCCGGGCTCACCGCGTTCGCCTCACCCGACGAGGCGGTGGACAAGACCGCCTTCGTCGACGGCGCAGCCTCCGTCATCGGCACGCCGGACGACCTCGTCAAGATGATCAAGAACGTGATGCAGGTCTCCGGCGGAATCGGCGCCGTCATCGGCTTCGTGCACGACTGGGCCAATCCGGAGAACACGCGCCGGAGCTGGGACATGGTCGCGCGCTACGTGGTGCCCGAGATCAACGGCTACATCGACGGCTTGCGCAAGTCGCAAAAATTCGTGATCGAGAACCGCGCGATCTTCGAGCGCGCGGGACAGGCCGTGATGGCCAAGATCATGGAAAACGAAAAGGCCGCCGAGGCGCTGAAGGTGACCGGCGCCGGCCGCGTTGCGATTCCGGCCGTCAATGCGCCGGATTTGCAGAAGGAAGCGGCGAAGCGGTAG
- a CDS encoding cytochrome P450, which produces MSMQNVAAPAHGFTPPKRNELTHIPGDEGWPIIGKTFQVLADPKGHIEANGAKYGLVYRTHFFGETNIVLLGPEANELVLFDQQKLFSSTHGWNKVLGLLFPRGLMLLDFEEHRLHRKALSVAFKSGPMKSYLSDLDRGIAARVAQWKAKPGEMQLYPAMKQLTLDLAAASFIGADIGPEVDEINRAFIDMVAAAVAPIRRPLPGTQMAAGVRGRKRIVAYFREQIPLRRGNLGGDDLFSQLCRATHEDGALLSEQDIIDHMSFLMMAAHDTLTSSLTSFIGELAANPGWQDKLRAEVMALGLAPDAPSSFDDLEKMPLSEMAFKEALRIKPPVPSMPRRAMRDFSFKGFSIPAGTAIGVNPLYTHHMKEIWPEPDRFDPLRFTEEAQRNRHRFAWVPFGGGAHMCLGLHFAYMQAKCFARHFLQNIEVSLEPGYKPDWQMWPIPKPRDGLRVRVKAV; this is translated from the coding sequence ATGTCGATGCAGAATGTGGCCGCCCCTGCGCACGGCTTCACTCCGCCCAAGCGCAACGAGCTGACCCACATCCCCGGCGACGAAGGCTGGCCGATCATCGGCAAGACCTTCCAGGTGCTCGCGGACCCCAAAGGGCATATCGAGGCGAACGGCGCCAAATACGGCCTCGTCTATCGCACGCATTTCTTCGGCGAGACCAATATCGTGCTGCTCGGCCCCGAGGCCAACGAGCTCGTGCTGTTCGACCAGCAAAAGCTGTTCTCCTCGACCCATGGCTGGAACAAGGTGCTCGGCCTGTTGTTTCCGCGGGGATTGATGCTGCTGGATTTCGAGGAGCACCGGCTGCACCGCAAGGCGCTGTCGGTCGCATTCAAGTCCGGCCCGATGAAGTCGTATCTGAGCGATCTCGACCGCGGCATCGCCGCCCGCGTCGCGCAGTGGAAGGCCAAGCCCGGCGAGATGCAGCTTTATCCGGCGATGAAGCAGCTCACGCTCGATCTCGCCGCCGCGTCCTTTATCGGCGCCGATATCGGGCCGGAGGTCGACGAGATCAACCGGGCCTTCATCGACATGGTCGCCGCTGCCGTCGCCCCGATCCGCCGACCGCTGCCCGGCACGCAGATGGCGGCCGGCGTCAGGGGACGCAAGCGCATCGTGGCTTATTTCCGCGAGCAGATTCCGCTGCGACGCGGCAATCTCGGCGGTGATGATCTGTTCTCGCAGCTCTGCCGCGCAACCCACGAGGACGGCGCGCTGCTCTCGGAACAGGACATCATCGACCACATGAGCTTCCTGATGATGGCGGCGCACGACACGCTGACCTCGTCGCTGACGTCGTTCATTGGCGAACTCGCGGCAAATCCCGGCTGGCAGGACAAGCTTCGCGCGGAAGTCATGGCGCTGGGGCTCGCCCCTGACGCGCCAAGCAGCTTCGACGATCTCGAAAAGATGCCGCTGTCGGAGATGGCGTTCAAGGAAGCGCTGCGGATCAAGCCGCCGGTGCCCTCGATGCCGCGCCGCGCTATGCGCGATTTCAGCTTCAAGGGTTTTTCGATTCCGGCCGGCACCGCGATCGGCGTCAATCCGCTCTACACCCACCACATGAAGGAGATCTGGCCGGAGCCGGACCGCTTCGATCCTCTGCGCTTCACCGAAGAGGCCCAGCGCAACCGCCACCGCTTCGCCTGGGTGCCGTTCGGCGGCGGCGCGCATATGTGCCTCGGCCTGCACTTCGCCTACATGCAGGCCAAATGCTTCGCGCGGCACTTCCTGCAGAACATCGAGGTATCGCTGGAGCCGGGTTACAAGCCCGACTGGCAGATGTGGCCGATCCCCAAGCCGCGCGACGGATTGCGGGTGCGGGTGAAGGCGGTTTGA
- a CDS encoding SDR family NAD(P)-dependent oxidoreductase, with protein MGRLDGKVAVITGATSGIGLRTAEVFVAEGAKIVIAGRRIPEGEALAKQLGANCVFRQTDVTAEAQMQALIALAVDKFGRIDCLFNNAGGPAQTGGIEGLEVERFDAAMATLLRSVMLGMKHAAPHMKKQGFGSIINNGSIAGRLAGFSSSMVYGAAKAAVIHLTKCVAMELGESNVRVNSISPGAIATGIFGKALGLSTDAAEKTPAVMREVYKTAQPIPRAGLPDDIAHAAVFLASDESSFINGHDLVIDGAMTGGRNWSQQQQGYVALRKAFDQGAG; from the coding sequence ATGGGCAGGCTGGATGGCAAGGTCGCGGTGATCACGGGCGCGACGAGCGGGATCGGGTTGCGGACCGCAGAAGTCTTCGTTGCCGAAGGTGCCAAAATTGTGATCGCGGGCCGGCGCATACCGGAAGGCGAGGCCCTGGCGAAGCAGCTCGGGGCGAATTGCGTCTTCCGCCAGACGGATGTGACGGCCGAAGCGCAGATGCAGGCGCTGATCGCGCTCGCGGTGGACAAATTCGGCCGCATCGACTGCCTGTTCAACAATGCCGGCGGTCCGGCGCAGACCGGCGGCATCGAAGGCCTCGAGGTCGAGCGCTTTGACGCGGCGATGGCGACCCTGCTGCGCAGCGTCATGCTCGGCATGAAGCACGCCGCGCCGCACATGAAGAAGCAGGGATTTGGCAGCATCATCAACAATGGCAGCATCGCCGGCCGTCTTGCCGGCTTCTCGTCATCGATGGTCTATGGTGCAGCCAAAGCGGCGGTGATCCATCTCACCAAATGCGTGGCGATGGAGCTCGGCGAATCCAACGTCCGCGTCAACTCGATCTCGCCCGGCGCCATCGCGACCGGCATTTTCGGCAAGGCGCTCGGGCTTTCGACCGACGCGGCGGAGAAGACGCCGGCCGTGATGCGCGAGGTCTACAAGACCGCGCAGCCGATCCCGCGCGCCGGCCTTCCCGATGACATCGCCCATGCTGCGGTGTTCCTGGCCAGCGACGAATCCAGCTTCATCAACGGCCATGACCTCGTCATCGACGGCGCGATGACCGGCGGCCGCAACTGGAGCCAGCAGCAGCAGGGCTACGTGGCCCTGCGCAAGGCGTTCGATCAGGGGGCCGGGTAG
- a CDS encoding sensor histidine kinase: MGKLIDEFRKGWQGVAPPSLGLSLAFAVACLLVATLARWALAHVRPDVYFTPYFPAVFFAAAFGGFRIGIITALVGGVLGVVVNFGDAFADNARFALLALYWAVCALTIWGVEHYRSLLVEQRRISRRLIEEEDYRKLLVDELQHRLKNKLSTVHAVLHQVLHDQPQIWARIDPRLRSLAATDDLISRIDKAGCDIRDLLISELGPYGHVRFTLNGDRLFLPPKLAVTLSLMFHELATNAGKYGAFSAPRGLLQVSWTVSDDRLTVTWDETEGPSVDKISEPGFGTKLLKSALSAFDGKTEVSYLRTGLHCTMQCRIPKDG; this comes from the coding sequence ATGGGGAAGCTGATCGACGAATTCCGCAAGGGCTGGCAGGGCGTGGCACCGCCGTCGCTCGGCCTGAGCCTTGCGTTTGCGGTCGCCTGCCTGCTGGTTGCGACGCTGGCGCGCTGGGCCCTCGCCCATGTGCGGCCCGACGTCTATTTCACGCCGTATTTCCCGGCCGTGTTCTTTGCAGCCGCGTTCGGCGGCTTCCGCATCGGCATCATCACGGCGCTGGTGGGCGGCGTGCTCGGCGTCGTCGTGAATTTCGGCGATGCCTTTGCCGATAACGCGCGATTCGCCCTGCTGGCGCTATATTGGGCGGTCTGCGCGCTCACCATCTGGGGCGTCGAGCACTATCGCTCGCTCCTCGTCGAGCAGCGGCGGATTTCCAGACGCCTGATCGAGGAAGAAGACTACCGCAAGCTGCTGGTCGACGAGCTCCAGCACCGGCTGAAGAACAAGCTGTCGACGGTGCATGCCGTGCTGCATCAGGTGCTGCACGATCAGCCGCAGATCTGGGCCCGGATCGATCCGCGGCTGCGGTCGCTTGCCGCGACCGACGATTTGATCTCACGGATCGACAAGGCCGGCTGCGACATTCGCGACCTCCTGATCTCCGAGCTCGGCCCTTACGGCCATGTCCGCTTCACGCTCAACGGCGACCGGCTGTTCCTGCCGCCGAAACTTGCGGTCACGCTGTCCCTGATGTTTCACGAACTCGCCACCAACGCAGGCAAATATGGCGCGTTCTCCGCGCCGCGCGGGCTGTTGCAGGTGTCATGGACCGTCAGCGACGATCGCCTGACCGTGACCTGGGATGAAACCGAGGGTCCGAGCGTCGACAAGATCTCCGAGCCGGGTTTCGGCACCAAGCTGTTGAAGTCGGCGCTGTCGGCCTTCGACGGCAAGACGGAGGTCTCCTATCTCAGGACCGGACTTCATTGCACCATGCAATGCCGTATCCCCAAGGACGGTTAG